The following coding sequences are from one Musa acuminata AAA Group cultivar baxijiao chromosome BXJ1-6, Cavendish_Baxijiao_AAA, whole genome shotgun sequence window:
- the LOC135677657 gene encoding uncharacterized protein LOC135677657, translating into MESSSAAKRPWHIVRVVFYMHRKNLSIHKLMVDLHLLLKRGKNAGKALGHLVTFHHHGHLHGIAAMYSGFSCRSMDPDRAFYSPREVEFSCSSTPSYPSLHAIRRRNRHRRYDYDYDAVAVATAFETLDFEISDAESVVPSPSPAGARQLRITDSPFPLTEDEEAAYQHIDQEAEEFIRRFYEQLRLQQRIPVTPEYSHHRHEPLMGRA; encoded by the coding sequence ATGGAGTCGTCGAGTGCAGCCAAGAGGCCGTGGCACATTGTGAGGGTTGTGTTCTACATGCACAGAAAGAACCTCTCCATTCACAAGCTCATGGTGgatctccatctcctcctcaagCGTGGCAAGAACGCCGGTAAAGCCCTCGGTCACCTAGTCACCTTCCACCACCACGGCCACCTCCATGGCATCGCTGCCATGTACTCGGGCTTTTCCTGCCGGTCCATGGATCCAGACCGCGCCTTCTACAGCCCCCGGGAGGTGGAGTTCAGCTGCAGCAGCACTCCTTCGTACCCTTCCCTCCATGCCATCAGGCGAAGGAACCGCCACCGCCGCTACGACTACGACTACGACGCTGTGGCGGTGGCGACTGCATTTGAGACACTGGACTTCGAGATATCTGATGCCGAGTCGGTCGTGCCGTCTCCATCACCGGCGGGCGCGCGACAACTGAGGATTACAGACTCACCATTTCCACTGACGGAAGATGAGGAAGCAGCCTACCAGCACATCGACCAGGAGGCAGAGGAGTTCATCAGGAGGTTCTACGAGCAGCTTCGTCTTCAGCAAAGGATTCCGGTGACGCCAGAATACAGTCACCACCGCCATGAACCATTGATGGGACGAGCATGA
- the LOC135677659 gene encoding uncharacterized protein LOC135677659: MATNGETLIAPCSKNSFHHHQRPRRISMEGLQRAISDLSFQLSREGVETTLPPVSEVEDAQCECCGMSEECTPGYIRRVRERFAGKWICGLCSEAVKEEVAKNGGKEEEALEAHMSMCARFTRLGRTHPVLFQADAVREILRKSSRGARGQSTGHGDRDIAKKGSIARSSSCIAAITKEINKRRAAN, encoded by the coding sequence ATGGCAACCAATGGAGAAACGCTCATCGCTCCCTGCTCCAAGAACAGCTTCCACCACCACCAAAGGCCTCGGCGGATCTCCATGGAGGGCCTGCAGAGGGCGATATCCGACCTCTCCTTCCAGCTGAGCAGAGAGGGCGTGGAAACGACGCTCCCACCCGTCTCCGAGGTGGAGGACGCCCAGTGCGAGTGCTGCGGCATGTCGGAGGAGTGCACGCCGGGGTACATCCGCCGCGTGCGGGAGAGGTTCGCGGGGAAGTGGATATGCGGCCTGTGCTCTGAGGCGGTGAAGGAAGAGGTGGCGAAGAATggtgggaaggaggaggaggcgctCGAAGCGCACATGAGCATGTGCGCAAGGTTCACCAGGCTCGGGAGGACGCACCCGGTGCTCTTCCAGGCCGACGCCGTGAGAGAGATCTTGAGGAAGTCCTCGAGAGGGGCGAGGGGGCAGTCCACCGGCCATGGCGACAGGGACATCGCCAAGAAAGGCAGCATCGCAAGGAGCTCAAGCTGCATTGCAGCCATTACCAAGGAGATCAACAAGCGCAGAGCAGCCAACTGA